A DNA window from Maribellus comscasis contains the following coding sequences:
- a CDS encoding ABC transporter ATP-binding protein, whose protein sequence is MIKAVDIKKSFGNLNVLKGINLEIPESKIYSVVGASGAGKTTLLQILGTLSNPDSGEIYYNDKKVSAFSEKELAGFRNKEIGFVFQFHHLLPEFTALENVCIPAFIAKTSKSKAEKRAKELLNYLGLSERMEHKPSELSGGEKQRVAVARALVNNPSAVLADEPSGNLDSTNRDELHDLLFKLRDDFGQTFIIVTHDDNFAERSDKIIHIKDGVTE, encoded by the coding sequence TTGATAAAAGCTGTCGACATAAAAAAATCGTTTGGAAACCTCAATGTTTTAAAAGGAATTAATCTTGAAATTCCCGAAAGCAAAATATATTCTGTTGTTGGTGCAAGTGGTGCAGGAAAAACTACTTTACTTCAAATTTTAGGAACTCTAAGCAATCCTGATAGCGGAGAGATTTATTACAATGATAAAAAAGTATCCGCTTTTTCAGAAAAGGAACTTGCCGGTTTCCGAAATAAAGAAATAGGTTTTGTATTTCAATTTCATCATTTGCTGCCTGAGTTTACAGCATTGGAAAATGTTTGCATACCGGCTTTTATAGCAAAAACTTCAAAATCGAAGGCAGAAAAGCGGGCAAAAGAGTTACTCAATTATCTGGGCCTTTCGGAAAGAATGGAACACAAACCATCTGAGCTGTCAGGTGGTGAGAAACAACGTGTTGCAGTAGCCCGCGCTCTTGTAAATAATCCTTCAGCGGTATTGGCTGATGAGCCCTCCGGCAATCTCGACTCAACAAACCGCGATGAATTGCATGACCTGCTTTTTAAACTCCGCGATGATTTTGGACAAACTTTTATTATTGTTACCCACGATGATAATTTTGCTGAACGTTCAGACAAAATAATTCATATTAAAGATGGTGTGACAGAATGA
- a CDS encoding DUF2400 family protein: MSFVMHLDDLKDFLDEKANKYNQPFFIETDPIQVPKSFSEKEDIEIAGFLTATIAWGSRPAIIKNATKLMSLMEFQPHEFILNSSAEDRKKLEKFVHRTFNGLDCIYFIRSLQNIYINHDGLQSVFEKGFQNENSGKSALEYFYSAFFELEGERTRKHVSNVKKGASGKRLNMFSQVI, from the coding sequence ATGAGTTTTGTGATGCATTTGGATGATTTGAAAGATTTTCTGGACGAAAAAGCAAACAAATACAATCAGCCTTTTTTTATTGAAACCGATCCCATTCAGGTTCCCAAAAGTTTTTCAGAAAAAGAAGACATTGAAATCGCCGGCTTTTTAACTGCAACCATTGCATGGGGCAGTCGTCCTGCAATCATAAAAAACGCAACGAAATTAATGTCACTGATGGAATTTCAACCACATGAATTTATTTTAAACTCATCGGCTGAGGACCGCAAAAAGCTGGAGAAGTTTGTACATCGCACGTTTAATGGCTTGGATTGTATTTACTTTATCCGCTCATTACAAAATATTTATATAAATCATGATGGACTTCAGTCCGTTTTTGAAAAAGGGTTTCAAAATGAGAATTCGGGAAAGTCGGCTCTTGAATATTTTTACTCTGCTTTTTTTGAATTGGAAGGAGAACGCACCCGGAAACATGTTTCGAATGTTAAGAAAGGAGCGTCGGGAAAACGGCTGAATATGTTCAGTCAAGTAATTTAG
- a CDS encoding transposase: MKVQRIYETPLEINFNSPRQEFSLYWKSFLTSEIGKLYVSLPWDDLVRHFKIKENKKGPSRFFSPGGMIALMFLKSYVGCSDRKLIEHLNGNIHFQLFCDIWLQGERLTNYKIVSQIRTFLSSRLAISEAQKILAKHWKPFIEHPNIMLTDATCYETSMRYPTNIKLLWESVDWCYGQLKLSCKYLKIRTPRTKYLKQKERYSHYSRKRRKSKKQRRILTRSLLHLLGKLLFLLEETQQNYLYEFTMPARYYRQIKIITTVLSQQQEIFDTGKSVPDRIVSLSKAYIRPIVRGKEVKPVEFGAKVNMIQFGGINFIEHISFSAFHEGIRLKQSVRYGRQLVGKPTHLSGDDIYATNANRTWCRKENIIHGFKRKGRAGKHEQHRKILHSVLRKERATRMEGSFGTEKEHYGLKKIRAMTRKNEELWIFFGVHTANAVRIARKMALQKQAA; the protein is encoded by the coding sequence GTGAAAGTACAAAGAATTTATGAAACGCCCCTTGAAATTAATTTTAATTCACCACGTCAGGAATTTTCTCTTTACTGGAAATCATTTTTAACATCTGAAATTGGTAAACTCTATGTCTCCTTACCCTGGGATGATTTAGTCCGGCATTTTAAAATCAAAGAAAATAAGAAAGGACCTTCCCGTTTTTTTAGTCCCGGGGGAATGATTGCATTGATGTTCCTTAAGTCTTATGTGGGGTGTTCAGACCGAAAACTAATTGAGCACTTAAACGGCAATATCCACTTTCAGCTTTTTTGTGACATCTGGCTACAAGGTGAAAGGCTTACCAATTATAAAATTGTCAGCCAGATACGTACTTTTTTGTCATCAAGGTTAGCTATTAGTGAAGCTCAAAAAATATTGGCAAAACATTGGAAACCCTTTATTGAACATCCCAACATTATGCTTACCGATGCAACATGTTACGAAACTTCGATGCGTTACCCAACCAATATAAAACTACTGTGGGAAAGTGTAGACTGGTGTTACGGTCAATTGAAATTAAGCTGTAAGTATTTAAAGATACGAACACCCCGAACCAAATATCTCAAGCAAAAAGAAAGGTATAGTCACTACAGCCGAAAGCGCAGGAAATCGAAAAAGCAGCGTAGAATACTTACCCGGAGCCTGCTGCACTTACTGGGGAAATTATTGTTTTTACTGGAAGAAACCCAGCAGAACTATCTTTATGAATTTACCATGCCAGCCAGATATTATCGCCAAATCAAAATAATTACCACGGTATTATCTCAACAACAAGAAATTTTTGATACAGGTAAAAGTGTACCCGACCGTATAGTCAGCCTTTCAAAAGCTTATATCCGGCCAATTGTACGAGGAAAAGAAGTTAAACCTGTTGAATTTGGAGCCAAGGTAAATATGATACAATTTGGAGGGATTAATTTTATCGAGCACATAAGCTTCAGCGCTTTTCATGAGGGGATAAGGCTTAAGCAATCTGTGCGTTACGGTCGCCAGCTGGTAGGTAAACCAACACACCTTTCGGGCGATGATATTTATGCCACCAATGCCAACCGCACCTGGTGCAGGAAAGAGAATATCATCCATGGGTTTAAACGAAAAGGAAGGGCAGGAAAACATGAACAGCACCGGAAAATACTTCATTCTGTACTTCGTAAAGAAAGAGCCACGCGAATGGAAGGAAGCTTTGGAACAGAAAAAGAACACTACGGCTTAAAGAAAATAAGGGCCATGACCCGGAAAAATGAAGAACTCTGGATTTTCTTTGGTGTACATACAGCAAATGCAGTTAGGATAGCCCGAAAAATGGCGCTCCAAAAACAAGCTGCCTAA